The Desulfonatronovibrio hydrogenovorans DSM 9292 genome includes a window with the following:
- a CDS encoding anthranilate synthase component I family protein has protein sequence MIRLKQKTSCLPADTQTPVSLYLGLVGREKGILLESSEVDGRLGRYSLLAWDFRLQLWCLNGKLRVKVLDHRLESLLGLDGMEFIPGLRKVLSRIEVAADPEFDLPPMTRALYGYLGYGLSGLLEPKLARVLPAEETEAQLVLPGRILLMDHLHHHCYFLGLDSDLSLPRPKPSRTGSQFKVGRISTVPDQETYQDRVLKTKELIRQGEAIQVVLSTRFQASFKGDPFLVYRHLRRINPSPYTFYLKLEDITLMGSSPELMVKCGRNQLQLRPIAGTRPRGETEKEDQALADELVADEKERAEHVMLVDLGRNDLGRMADPGTVEVEKFMQVERFSHVMHLTSYLSAKLKKDLDAVDILKASFPAGTVSGAPKIRAMEIIGEMEDAPRGPYAGAIGWIGLDKGEVNLDTGITIRSLWIRNNRIHWQAGAGVVYDSVPDKEWQECFNKAKAIRKALTYTGGTDDFAHRQL, from the coding sequence ATGATCAGACTCAAGCAAAAAACAAGTTGCCTGCCGGCTGATACCCAGACTCCGGTATCGCTTTACCTGGGGCTGGTGGGCCGGGAAAAGGGAATTCTTCTGGAAAGCTCTGAAGTGGATGGTCGTCTTGGCCGGTATAGCCTGCTTGCCTGGGATTTTCGGCTTCAACTTTGGTGTCTGAATGGCAAGCTGAGGGTCAAGGTCTTGGATCACCGGCTGGAAAGCCTGCTGGGGCTGGACGGCATGGAGTTCATTCCGGGCCTGCGCAAGGTTCTGTCCAGGATTGAAGTGGCGGCGGACCCAGAATTTGATCTGCCGCCCATGACCAGGGCCTTGTACGGGTATCTGGGCTACGGGTTGAGTGGCCTGCTGGAGCCTAAGCTGGCCAGAGTTCTGCCGGCTGAAGAAACTGAAGCCCAGCTGGTTCTGCCCGGTCGGATACTGCTCATGGATCACCTGCACCACCATTGTTATTTTCTTGGCCTGGACAGTGACCTGTCCCTGCCCCGGCCCAAGCCTTCCAGAACCGGATCCCAGTTTAAGGTGGGCAGGATCTCCACTGTGCCTGATCAGGAAACCTACCAGGACCGGGTCTTGAAAACCAAGGAGCTCATAAGGCAGGGAGAGGCCATTCAGGTTGTTCTGTCCACCAGGTTCCAGGCGTCTTTCAAGGGTGACCCATTCCTGGTCTATCGCCACCTGCGCCGGATCAACCCCTCGCCCTATACCTTTTACCTCAAGCTTGAGGACATCACCCTGATGGGCTCTTCGCCTGAGCTCATGGTCAAATGCGGCCGGAACCAGCTCCAATTGAGACCCATTGCCGGGACCAGACCCAGGGGGGAGACTGAAAAGGAAGACCAGGCCCTGGCTGATGAACTTGTGGCTGATGAAAAGGAACGGGCCGAACACGTCATGCTGGTTGACCTGGGCCGTAATGATCTGGGCCGGATGGCTGATCCAGGTACTGTTGAGGTGGAAAAATTCATGCAGGTGGAGCGCTTTTCCCATGTCATGCATCTGACCTCATACTTATCAGCCAAACTGAAAAAGGACCTTGATGCAGTGGACATCCTCAAGGCTTCTTTTCCGGCAGGCACGGTTTCCGGAGCTCCCAAGATCAGGGCCATGGAAATTATTGGTGAAATGGAGGATGCACCGCGTGGACCGTATGCCGGGGCCATCGGCTGGATCGGGCTGGACAAGGGAGAGGTGAATCTGGATACAGGCATAACCATCAGAAGCCTGTGGATCAGGAACAACAGGATCCACTGGCAGGCCGGGGCAGGGGTGGTTTATGACTCGGTCCCGGATAAGGAGTGGCAGGAGTGTTTCAACAAGGCCAAGGCCATACGCAAAGCATTAACCTATACCGGAGGCACAGATGATTTTGCTCATAGACAACTTTGA
- a CDS encoding 3-dehydroquinate synthase II — protein sequence MSRKIYFKAVPFDKSLVTLALESGVDALLTEKKDMEKISALGRTEVLDVKDFTFKKIREKKDEEEVVRLLKSGQKIVLSREVEIIPVENILAQAPDVGMEVDSVEGLETALGILEKGVDFVVVDEKGVSRLKDMVKKIKQDQGRLDLIPGRITEIRPIGLGHRVCVDTISLLNTGQGMLVGNSSAFTFLVNAETEANPYVAARPFRINAGAVHSYTCLPDDKTTYLEELAPGNEVLIVASDGSSMSAVVGRVKTEVRPMLLISAEFEDKKGSVILQNAETIRLVNAKGKPISVVNLKNGDEVLCRVDAAGRHFGMRIQEDIREE from the coding sequence ATGAGCAGAAAAATATATTTTAAGGCGGTTCCCTTTGACAAGTCTCTGGTGACTCTGGCCCTGGAGTCCGGGGTGGACGCCCTTTTGACCGAGAAAAAGGATATGGAGAAGATATCTGCCCTGGGCAGGACCGAAGTCCTGGATGTAAAGGATTTCACGTTTAAAAAAATCAGAGAGAAAAAGGACGAGGAGGAAGTGGTCAGGCTGCTCAAGTCCGGGCAAAAAATAGTTCTGTCCAGGGAAGTGGAAATCATTCCTGTGGAAAATATCCTGGCCCAGGCCCCGGACGTGGGCATGGAAGTGGATTCAGTAGAAGGTCTTGAAACAGCCCTGGGCATCCTGGAAAAAGGGGTGGACTTTGTTGTGGTGGATGAGAAAGGCGTGTCCCGGCTCAAGGATATGGTAAAAAAAATCAAGCAGGATCAGGGAAGGCTGGATCTTATACCGGGCAGGATCACAGAAATTCGACCCATTGGACTGGGACACAGGGTGTGTGTAGACACCATCTCCCTTTTGAATACCGGCCAGGGAATGCTGGTGGGTAATTCCAGCGCATTCACTTTTCTGGTGAATGCTGAAACCGAGGCTAATCCGTATGTCGCTGCCCGGCCTTTCAGAATCAACGCTGGTGCCGTGCATTCGTATACCTGTCTTCCAGACGACAAGACCACCTATCTTGAAGAACTGGCACCCGGAAATGAAGTGCTCATCGTAGCCAGCGATGGCAGTTCCATGTCTGCGGTTGTGGGCAGGGTCAAGACAGAGGTCAGGCCGATGCTTCTGATCAGTGCTGAGTTTGAAGATAAAAAAGGCAGCGTTATCCTTCAGAATGCGGAGACCATCAGGCTGGTCAATGCCAAGGGCAAACCCATAAGCGTGGTCAACCTGAAAAACGGGGATGAAGTCCTCTGTCGGGTTGATGCAGCCGGCCGTCATTTTGGAATGCGCATTCAGGAAGACATCAGGGAAGAGTAG
- a CDS encoding 2-amino-3,7-dideoxy-D-threo-hept-6-ulosonate synthase, translated as MHLGKAIRLERIFNRNTGRTIIVPLDHGVTVGPIPGLVDLRTTVGKIAEGGANAVVMHKGLARCGHRGEGSDVGLIIHLSASTSISPYPNAKTLVGSVEDAIKLGADAVSVHVNLGDETEKDMLRDLGLMASRANEWGMPLLAMVYARGPKVRDEYDMDVVCHCARVGEELGADVVKVPYTGDVDSFSRVVEACCIPVVIAGGAKLDNGRDLVQMVHDAVEAGGAGLSVGRNVFQHDNPSLLIKTLNQVVHNDMEIDDAMEMLDQG; from the coding sequence ATGCACTTGGGAAAAGCTATCAGACTGGAAAGGATTTTCAACCGGAACACGGGCCGGACCATCATAGTTCCCCTGGATCATGGGGTGACTGTAGGACCTATCCCGGGCTTGGTGGATCTTCGAACCACAGTGGGCAAGATAGCCGAAGGCGGGGCCAATGCAGTGGTCATGCACAAGGGACTGGCCAGGTGCGGACACAGGGGTGAAGGCAGCGATGTCGGTCTGATTATCCATTTGTCAGCCAGTACGTCCATTTCTCCCTATCCAAATGCCAAGACCCTGGTGGGTTCAGTGGAAGATGCCATCAAACTGGGAGCTGACGCTGTCTCAGTCCATGTCAATCTGGGCGATGAAACTGAAAAGGACATGCTCAGGGACCTGGGCCTGATGGCATCCAGGGCCAATGAATGGGGAATGCCTCTTCTGGCCATGGTTTACGCCAGAGGTCCCAAGGTCAGGGATGAGTATGACATGGATGTTGTATGTCATTGCGCCAGAGTGGGGGAAGAGCTGGGAGCCGATGTGGTCAAAGTCCCCTATACCGGTGACGTGGACAGTTTTTCCAGGGTTGTTGAAGCCTGCTGCATTCCAGTGGTAATTGCCGGTGGAGCAAAGCTGGATAATGGCCGGGACCTGGTTCAAATGGTCCATGATGCGGTTGAAGCCGGGGGAGCCGGCCTTTCAGTGGGTCGCAACGTGTTCCAGCATGACAATCCGTCTTTGCTCATAAAGACATTAAACCAGGTAGTCCATAATGACATGGAGATTGATGATGCCATGGAAATGCTGGATCAGGGATAA
- the hisF gene encoding imidazole glycerol phosphate synthase subunit HisF, producing the protein MKTIKIMPCLDMRDGRVVKGINFVDIKDVGDPVEHAGFYQQEGADELAVLDISATLENRKTRLEWVRNVSSVISIPLTVGGGISGLEDIDAALEAGADRILMNSAAVRNPNLVREAASVHGSDRITVALDGKRNPEMPSGFELVVAGGTRATGRDAIAWAQECQDLGAGVLLPTSMDGDGTKKGYDLEFIRAISQRVSIPVVASGGAGELEHFYEGAVEGGAEILLAASVFHYRTFSIRQVKEYLKDKGLPVNL; encoded by the coding sequence ATGAAGACTATAAAGATAATGCCCTGCCTGGACATGAGGGACGGCAGAGTGGTCAAGGGGATAAATTTTGTTGACATCAAGGACGTGGGAGATCCTGTTGAGCATGCCGGTTTTTATCAGCAGGAAGGAGCAGATGAGCTGGCTGTTCTGGATATCTCTGCTACTCTGGAAAATCGCAAGACCAGGCTGGAATGGGTCAGGAACGTATCTTCGGTTATATCCATTCCCCTGACAGTAGGCGGCGGAATTTCGGGCCTTGAGGACATTGATGCTGCCCTGGAAGCCGGTGCGGACAGGATTCTCATGAACAGCGCAGCAGTCAGGAACCCCAATCTGGTCAGGGAGGCTGCATCTGTCCATGGTTCAGACCGAATAACCGTGGCCCTGGACGGCAAAAGGAATCCTGAGATGCCGTCAGGTTTTGAGCTGGTGGTGGCCGGAGGAACCAGAGCCACAGGCAGGGATGCCATTGCCTGGGCTCAGGAATGCCAGGATCTGGGGGCTGGAGTGCTTCTGCCCACCAGCATGGACGGAGATGGAACCAAAAAGGGCTATGACCTGGAATTCATCAGGGCCATTTCCCAGCGGGTGAGCATTCCGGTGGTGGCTTCAGGCGGAGCCGGAGAACTGGAACATTTTTATGAAGGAGCAGTTGAAGGGGGAGCTGAAATTCTTCTGGCTGCCTCAGTTTTTCATTACCGGACCTTCAGCATCAGACAGGTCAAGGAATATCTTAAGGACAAAGGTCTGCCAGTTAACCTGTAA
- a CDS encoding SAM-dependent methyltransferase, translated as MTGMAKILNNPAFPRSNKYDPQWVMDNQMGPNALWLMEWLARDLPLEPGCRILDLGCGRAMTSIFLAREFKARVWAADLWISPENNYKRVVESGVDDLVFPIRAEAHALPFAQGFFDGVVSVDAYQYFGTDVLYLSYLSRFVRPGGFVGIVVPGLTREMDTIPRHLAEPQPSGKIFWEDACRSFKTAEWWMRHWVDDPSVTEVRTDVLKDGWRHWRDFEAALELSGKNIFPSDAHALDQDQGQYIGFIRARAQRTWVESFNLYDSSTGIQVGID; from the coding sequence ATGACAGGTATGGCAAAGATCCTTAACAATCCTGCTTTTCCCAGGTCAAATAAATACGATCCCCAGTGGGTAATGGACAATCAGATGGGTCCCAATGCCCTGTGGCTCATGGAGTGGCTGGCCAGGGATCTGCCCCTGGAGCCCGGTTGCCGGATTCTTGACCTGGGCTGCGGCAGAGCCATGACCAGCATATTTCTGGCCAGAGAGTTCAAAGCCCGGGTCTGGGCAGCTGACCTCTGGATTTCTCCGGAAAACAATTATAAGCGGGTGGTTGAATCCGGAGTGGATGATCTTGTTTTTCCGATCCGGGCTGAAGCCCACGCCCTGCCCTTTGCCCAGGGTTTTTTTGACGGGGTGGTGTCAGTGGACGCATACCAGTATTTTGGAACTGATGTCCTTTACCTGAGCTATTTGAGCCGATTTGTCCGGCCAGGAGGTTTTGTGGGTATTGTTGTCCCTGGCCTGACCCGGGAAATGGATACAATACCCCGGCATCTGGCCGAGCCTCAGCCCAGCGGTAAAATTTTCTGGGAGGATGCCTGTCGAAGTTTTAAAACAGCTGAGTGGTGGATGAGACATTGGGTTGACGATCCTAGTGTGACTGAGGTCAGGACCGACGTACTGAAGGATGGCTGGAGACACTGGCGGGACTTTGAAGCAGCCCTTGAACTCTCGGGCAAGAATATTTTTCCTTCGGACGCCCATGCCCTTGACCAGGACCAGGGCCAGTATATCGGTTTCATTCGGGCCAGGGCCCAGCGGACCTGGGTTGAATCCTTTAACCTGTATGATTCATCCACAGGAATTCAGGTGGGCATTGACTGA
- the aroA gene encoding 3-phosphoshikimate 1-carboxyvinyltransferase: MNKPVEPIMLNAPSSKSMSHRAVLAAGLAKGVSRLRNVLESDDLKHTRLCLQALGVEFSVSGQELLVKGIGGKICSGAEKVVRLDVGESGTTCRLLAGIVAAGQGEFEISGRGRMHQRPISSLDKALGPLGVDFFYTGQDGCPPVKIISRGLTGGEIGICLDESSQYLSGVLLGATMAQGPMTINVTGQKIVSWPYVNLTLQIMEEFGSLVRIQVLEHGSWQDVDKDMVTRVEPGRIRFIVHPGTLTARSYQVEGDFSNGSYLLAAGAIGDRPVLVQGLDWDSLQGDKRILGILLEMGAGVEKKDKGILVQKQELRGVDLDMGSCPDLVPTVAVLASLASDSSRITNVAHLKIKESDRLNGVYQEIVRTGCRCRLLDDGLEIDPVPIEPGKRIEFATYDDHRMAMGLSLYELAGVQVILDNPGCVNKSFPGFWDEWEKIRQGQIGLK; the protein is encoded by the coding sequence ATGAACAAACCGGTTGAACCCATTATGCTCAATGCCCCCTCATCCAAGTCCATGTCCCATCGGGCCGTTTTGGCTGCCGGGCTGGCCAAGGGGGTCTCAAGGCTGAGGAATGTCCTGGAAAGTGACGATCTGAAACACACCAGGTTGTGCCTCCAGGCCCTGGGGGTAGAGTTTTCTGTTTCAGGTCAGGAGTTACTGGTCAAAGGAATTGGTGGAAAGATTTGTTCAGGAGCTGAAAAGGTTGTCCGCCTTGATGTAGGAGAGTCAGGAACAACCTGCAGGCTCCTGGCCGGGATTGTTGCTGCCGGCCAGGGCGAATTCGAGATATCTGGCCGGGGCAGGATGCATCAGAGGCCCATCAGCAGTCTGGATAAGGCCCTGGGGCCCCTGGGGGTGGATTTTTTTTATACCGGCCAGGACGGATGTCCCCCAGTGAAGATCATCTCCAGAGGTCTGACCGGCGGTGAAATAGGGATTTGTCTTGATGAAAGCAGTCAGTATCTGTCCGGTGTTCTGCTGGGTGCGACTATGGCCCAGGGACCAATGACCATAAATGTTACCGGGCAAAAGATCGTTTCCTGGCCCTATGTCAATCTGACTCTGCAGATAATGGAGGAGTTCGGCAGTTTGGTCCGGATCCAGGTCCTTGAACATGGCAGCTGGCAGGATGTTGATAAGGATATGGTCACCAGGGTGGAGCCGGGTCGGATCAGGTTCATTGTTCATCCCGGAACCTTGACGGCCAGAAGTTATCAGGTGGAGGGAGATTTCAGCAATGGATCGTATCTTCTGGCTGCAGGAGCAATCGGTGACAGGCCGGTCCTGGTCCAGGGCCTGGACTGGGACTCCCTCCAGGGTGACAAGCGTATCCTGGGTATTCTGCTGGAAATGGGAGCCGGGGTGGAAAAAAAGGACAAGGGTATCCTGGTTCAGAAGCAGGAGTTGAGAGGGGTTGACCTGGATATGGGGTCATGCCCTGATCTGGTGCCAACTGTGGCAGTGCTGGCTTCTCTGGCTTCGGACTCTAGCAGGATTACCAATGTGGCCCATCTGAAGATCAAGGAAAGTGACCGGTTGAACGGAGTGTACCAGGAGATCGTCAGAACAGGGTGCAGGTGCAGACTGCTGGATGATGGACTGGAGATTGATCCGGTCCCGATTGAGCCCGGAAAAAGAATTGAGTTTGCAACTTATGATGATCACCGCATGGCCATGGGCCTGTCTCTTTATGAGCTGGCAGGGGTTCAGGTGATCCTGGACAATCCTGGGTGCGTGAACAAGTCTTTCCCAGGTTTCTGGGATGAATGGGAAAAGATCAGACAAGGTCAGATTGGCCTGAAATAG
- the pheA gene encoding prephenate dehydratase gives MDQEQSLKEIRTRISNLDEKILQLLNRRAALSLQVGQIKSQARDSIFKPFREKEVLNGLAGKNQGPLPDEHLRAIYREIFSSSRSLQQKQRVAYLGPEGTFSYFAGVEYLGQSADFFPKDNLEDVFRAVDAREAELGIIPLENSLQGSVGQSLDLFLKFEVFIHAEIFCRISHALLSRESDLAAINKVYSHPQALQQCSIWLRANLPGIPVIPDESTAQAARRAAKEKGAAALGHRDLARIFHLNLLEQGLEDTPDNWTRFLVISSLPPETGNKEKTSLLFTVTDKPGSLVTALQVLSRKGINMKKLESRPMRLEKWRYVFFTDVECDLTSEEYREVLTELESSCHFLRILGSYPHGPQIGA, from the coding sequence ATGGACCAGGAACAGAGTCTGAAAGAAATCAGGACCAGGATAAGCAACCTGGATGAGAAGATTCTGCAGCTTTTGAACAGAAGAGCGGCCTTGAGCCTGCAGGTGGGGCAGATCAAGTCTCAGGCCAGGGACAGCATTTTCAAACCATTCAGGGAAAAAGAAGTGCTGAACGGACTGGCTGGAAAGAACCAGGGTCCGTTGCCTGATGAGCATCTGCGAGCAATTTACCGGGAGATATTTTCCTCCTCCAGGAGCCTGCAGCAAAAGCAGCGGGTTGCTTATCTGGGGCCTGAAGGAACATTTTCCTACTTTGCCGGAGTTGAATACCTGGGTCAGAGTGCAGATTTCTTTCCCAAAGACAACCTGGAAGACGTGTTCAGGGCTGTGGATGCCAGGGAGGCTGAACTGGGCATTATCCCCCTGGAAAATTCTTTGCAGGGCAGTGTGGGGCAGAGTCTGGATCTGTTTCTCAAGTTCGAGGTCTTCATCCACGCTGAGATTTTCTGCCGGATCAGTCATGCCCTGTTGAGCCGGGAAAGTGATCTTGCCGCAATAAACAAGGTTTATTCTCATCCCCAGGCTCTGCAGCAATGTTCGATATGGCTCAGGGCCAACCTGCCGGGTATCCCGGTGATTCCGGATGAAAGCACGGCCCAGGCTGCCAGGAGGGCTGCCAAAGAAAAAGGTGCTGCAGCCCTGGGACACAGAGACCTGGCCCGGATATTCCATTTGAACCTGCTTGAGCAGGGTCTGGAAGACACTCCGGACAACTGGACCAGATTTCTGGTCATAAGCAGTCTGCCTCCGGAAACCGGAAACAAGGAAAAAACCTCTCTGCTTTTTACGGTCACGGACAAGCCCGGATCCCTGGTCACAGCTCTGCAGGTCCTGTCCAGAAAGGGGATAAACATGAAGAAGCTGGAATCCAGACCCATGCGCTTGGAAAAGTGGAGGTATGTTTTTTTCACGGATGTTGAGTGCGACCTGACCTCTGAAGAGTACCGGGAAGTTTTGACAGAGCTTGAAAGCAGCTGCCATTTTCTGAGGATCCTGGGCAGCTATCCCCATGGCCCGCAGATCGGGGCATAG
- a CDS encoding prephenate dehydrogenase, producing MKSVKNIAIIGGQGRMGRMLGKRFSRAGAQVLGLDQPLPVKDLESLLAPVDLAVLAVPISAFTKVVDIIVPGLAPGTILVDICSVKVLPMMKMEKAYPGPVVGTHPLFGPEPEAGEKLRVALCPGGNADAGHLSMVEAVFRSSGMETFKTTPREHDQAMACIQGLNFVTTVSYFASLPPELDLERFATPSFKRRLDSARKMLNEDGLLFSSLAEDNPYTGQMIRRFKSFLNLSAAGELELLQDKALWWWRDETEKGGP from the coding sequence ATGAAGTCTGTTAAGAATATAGCCATAATTGGAGGTCAGGGCCGTATGGGCCGGATGCTGGGAAAACGTTTTTCCAGGGCCGGGGCACAGGTCCTGGGCCTGGATCAGCCCCTGCCAGTGAAGGATCTGGAAAGTCTCCTGGCCCCGGTGGACCTGGCGGTTTTAGCTGTGCCCATTTCTGCTTTCACTAAGGTGGTGGACATCATCGTTCCCGGGCTGGCCCCTGGCACTATCCTGGTGGACATCTGTTCGGTCAAAGTCCTGCCCATGATGAAAATGGAAAAAGCATATCCAGGGCCAGTGGTGGGCACGCATCCTCTTTTTGGACCTGAGCCTGAGGCAGGGGAAAAACTCAGAGTGGCCCTGTGTCCGGGAGGCAATGCTGATGCAGGTCACTTGAGCATGGTTGAGGCTGTTTTCAGATCCTCGGGAATGGAAACCTTTAAAACCACTCCCAGGGAGCATGATCAGGCCATGGCCTGCATTCAGGGGCTTAATTTTGTAACCACGGTGTCCTATTTTGCCAGCCTGCCCCCGGAACTGGATCTGGAGAGATTTGCTACTCCGTCCTTTAAACGCAGGCTTGATTCGGCCCGTAAGATGTTGAACGAGGACGGCCTTCTTTTTTCCTCCCTGGCCGAGGACAACCCCTATACCGGTCAGATGATCAGGAGGTTCAAATCCTTTCTGAATCTGAGCGCGGCTGGAGAGCTGGAGCTTCTTCAAGACAAGGCCCTGTGGTGGTGGCGTGATGAAACTGAAAAGGGAGGACCATAG